One window of the Salvia miltiorrhiza cultivar Shanhuang (shh) chromosome 6, IMPLAD_Smil_shh, whole genome shotgun sequence genome contains the following:
- the LOC130988259 gene encoding auxin-induced protein IAA6-like translates to MLTSLLPTPIYISTPTPHIRLTFLSSLLVEMEDMELRLELSLSTRPDPPSNRKRAFAHTHSPFSNRNGGSVVGWPPVRSWRKQLCHRNRRVCATNYVNVENGGGGGWRAANSVYVKVKMEGVGITRKIDLSFHRSHRTLATNLIDLFGKSEENVAYKLMYQNKEDEWLQAGDVPWECFIKSARRLKLEKNGNSS, encoded by the exons ATGCTGACATCCTTGCTGCCCACTCCAATATATATATCCACACCCACACCCCATATCCGTCTCACCTTTCTTTCTTCACTCTTGGTGGAAATGGAGGATATGGAGCTCCGATTGGAACTCTCACTTTcaacccgacccgacccgcccTCCAACAGAAAACGCGCTTTTGCTCACACCCATTCGCCCTTCTCCAACAG AAACGGTGGATCTGTGGTTGGTTGGCCGCCGGTGAGGTCTTGGAGGAAGCAGCTGTGTCACCGCAACCGCCGCGTTTGCGCCACTAATTATGTCAACGTTGAgaatggcggcggcggcggctggagGGCTGCGAATTCGGTGTACGTCAAAGTGAAAATGGAAGGAGTTGGGATTACGAGGAAGATTGATTTAAGCTTCCATCGCTCCCATCGCACACTTGCTACCAATCTCATTGACTTGTTTGGAAAAT ctgaggaaaatgtggCGTACAAACTCATGTATCAAAACAAGGAAGATGAATGGCTACAAGCAGGAGATGTACCATGGGA ATGCTTCATCAAGTCAGCTCGACGCTTGAAGTTAGAGAAGAATGGCAATTCATCGTAG
- the LOC130988258 gene encoding uncharacterized protein LOC130988258 isoform X2 has translation MTENVSMDYLCRLHGWSVRSEPRRVFDAIIFSNELDLLEIRWKELDPYITKFVILEANTTFTGIPKPLFFAENRDRFAFAESKIVHGVFPGRVAEHGSHEDPFKLEEEHRISMNYLLRELSGISFGDLLIMSDTDEIPSPHTVKLLQWCDDIPPVLHLEMRNYLYSFEFPVDYSSWRATGHVFSEWTQYRHSRQTDVLLSDSGWHCSFCFRYLSEFVFKMTAYSHAERVKHKDFLKHSRIQKLICKGDDLFDMLPEEYTFKNLIKKMGSIPRSASAVHVPAYLIQNADKFRFLLPGGCSRSPG, from the exons ATGACAG AAAACGTTTCAATGGACTATCTCTGTCGTCTCCATGGTTGGTCTGTGCGGTCTGAACCACGCCGTGTCTTTGACGCGATTATATTCAGCAATGAATTGGACTTGCTAGAGATTAGGTGGAAAGAACTCGACCCTTACATTACCAAATTTGTCATCTTGGAGGCCAACACTACGTTCACAGGCATCCCAAAACCTCTCTTCTTTGCTGAGAATCGTGACAGATTCGCCTTTGCTGAGAGTAAGATAGTCCACGGTGTTTTTCCTGGTCGTGTTGCCGAACACGGGTCTCATGAAGACCCATTCAAACTCGAAGAAGAGCATCGTATATCTATGAATTATCTACTTCGTGAGCTTTCTGGTATATCTTTTGGCGACCTGCTAATCATGTCGGATACAGATGAAATACCAAGCCCTCACACTGTCAAACTGCTGCAATGGTGTGATGACATACCTCCTGTTCTTCATCTGGAAATGAGGAATTATCTGTACTCGTTCGAGTTCCCTGTGGATTACAGCAGCTGGCGCGCGACTGGCCATGTTTTCAGTGAGTGGACCCAATACAGACACTCGCGCCAAACTGATGTTCTCCTCTCGGATTCGGGGTGGCACTGCAGCTTCTGCTTCCGGTATCTAAGCGAATTCGTGTTCAAAATGACAGCATACAGCCACGCAGAGCGGGTGAAACATAAAGACTTCTTGAAGCATTCGAGGATTCAGAAACTCATCTGCAAGGGTGATGATCTGTTTGACATGTTGCCCGAGGAGTATACTTTCAAGAACTTGATCAAGAAGATGGGATCAATACCTCGGTCCGCCTCTGCTGTCCACGTTCCTGCTTACTTGATACAGAACGCGGACAAGTTTAGGTTTCTTctgcctggaggttgttctcgTTCACCCGGATGA
- the LOC130988258 gene encoding uncharacterized protein LOC130988258 isoform X1, which yields MAPSSRFTYRRASRKFHCMLLLILGSICVVGIIAHAQKISYFFRPLWDVPPPPFELLPHYYAENVSMDYLCRLHGWSVRSEPRRVFDAIIFSNELDLLEIRWKELDPYITKFVILEANTTFTGIPKPLFFAENRDRFAFAESKIVHGVFPGRVAEHGSHEDPFKLEEEHRISMNYLLRELSGISFGDLLIMSDTDEIPSPHTVKLLQWCDDIPPVLHLEMRNYLYSFEFPVDYSSWRATGHVFSEWTQYRHSRQTDVLLSDSGWHCSFCFRYLSEFVFKMTAYSHAERVKHKDFLKHSRIQKLICKGDDLFDMLPEEYTFKNLIKKMGSIPRSASAVHVPAYLIQNADKFRFLLPGGCSRSPG from the coding sequence ATGGCCCCGAGTTCACGGTTCACCTATAGGCGGGCTTCTCGAAAGTTCCATTGTATGTTACTGTTAATACTCGGTTCCATTTGTGTCGTTGGAATCATTGCACATGCTCAGAAGATCTCCTACTTTTTCCGCCCCCTTTGGGATGTTCCTCCACCCCCATTTGAGCTTCTACCTCATTATTACGCAGAAAACGTTTCAATGGACTATCTCTGTCGTCTCCATGGTTGGTCTGTGCGGTCTGAACCACGCCGTGTCTTTGACGCGATTATATTCAGCAATGAATTGGACTTGCTAGAGATTAGGTGGAAAGAACTCGACCCTTACATTACCAAATTTGTCATCTTGGAGGCCAACACTACGTTCACAGGCATCCCAAAACCTCTCTTCTTTGCTGAGAATCGTGACAGATTCGCCTTTGCTGAGAGTAAGATAGTCCACGGTGTTTTTCCTGGTCGTGTTGCCGAACACGGGTCTCATGAAGACCCATTCAAACTCGAAGAAGAGCATCGTATATCTATGAATTATCTACTTCGTGAGCTTTCTGGTATATCTTTTGGCGACCTGCTAATCATGTCGGATACAGATGAAATACCAAGCCCTCACACTGTCAAACTGCTGCAATGGTGTGATGACATACCTCCTGTTCTTCATCTGGAAATGAGGAATTATCTGTACTCGTTCGAGTTCCCTGTGGATTACAGCAGCTGGCGCGCGACTGGCCATGTTTTCAGTGAGTGGACCCAATACAGACACTCGCGCCAAACTGATGTTCTCCTCTCGGATTCGGGGTGGCACTGCAGCTTCTGCTTCCGGTATCTAAGCGAATTCGTGTTCAAAATGACAGCATACAGCCACGCAGAGCGGGTGAAACATAAAGACTTCTTGAAGCATTCGAGGATTCAGAAACTCATCTGCAAGGGTGATGATCTGTTTGACATGTTGCCCGAGGAGTATACTTTCAAGAACTTGATCAAGAAGATGGGATCAATACCTCGGTCCGCCTCTGCTGTCCACGTTCCTGCTTACTTGATACAGAACGCGGACAAGTTTAGGTTTCTTctgcctggaggttgttctcgTTCACCCGGATGA